The following coding sequences are from one Physeter macrocephalus isolate SW-GA unplaced genomic scaffold, ASM283717v5 random_407, whole genome shotgun sequence window:
- the IQCD gene encoding dynein regulatory complex protein 10 gives MALDVLAVAPLYQDPDVNKVRLIARTTKESTTPPKPLPPTKTKLTTIETKRIMSVLDETIHKVELVTLLSYVASSSENLEGMLGEDIMKAVREHEDLCQILLDRVNYLQEEERQLQEEKEFEDEPWFRDRVLSIEVQKPHLPPLMQQVKGSTKNIVRLLLRNPQAASLLQVQTLGRSAKAQSFIDSLVELRGFLFEKLLTSPKEARDKTQFIQDITRRNQRNQEIIDTLENELAACVRNRDAEVEKENVVIQELKNQLHQVPRFSEDSLLRTKQEAEKQRKADFRAAQARAAKIQQETLLLQSQLKGLVMNWEAERALRKKKYKVETEIENWIQKYDLEMSEKQDEYEELDVIHKEEKIQLEELKRRHDVLVEEFSQIQAEQEINAKKRLEAEQEMVHMVRAATLIQALWRGYLVRSMLRSKKRKQSKSKVKEKGKGKGKGKGKGKGKK, from the exons ATGGCTTTGGACGTCCTTGCCGTGGCCCCTCTCTACCAAGACCCTGACGTCAACAAAGTACGGCTGATAGCACGGACAACCAAAGAGTCCACCACCCCGCCAAAACCCTTGCCCCCCACCAAGACCAAACTCACCACCATCGAGACCAAGAGGATCATGTCCGTCCTGGACGAGACCATTCACAAGGTGGAGTTGGTGACCCTGCTGTCATACGTGGCATCCAGTTCCGAGAATTTGGAGGGGATGCTGGGGGAGGACATCATGAAAGCAGTGAGAGAGCACGAGGACCTTTGCCAGATCCTCCTGGATCGCGTCAATTACCTgcaggaggaagaaaggcagTTGCAGGAGGAAAAAGAGTTCGAGGATGAACCGTGGTTCCGAGACCGTGTCCTCTCCATAGAGGTGCAGaaaccccacctcccaccccttaTGCAGCAGGTCAAAGGATCCACCAAGAACATCGTGAGACTCCTGCTCCGTAACCCCCAGGCTGCCAGTCTGTTGCAGGTGCAGACCCTGGGCAGAAGTGCGAAAGCCCAGAGTTTTATTGATAGCCTGGTCGAACTCCGAGGTTTCCTGTTTGAGAAGCTACTCACTAGTCCCAAGGAAGCCAGAGACAAGACTCAGTTCATCCAGGACATCACCAGACGGAATCAGAGGAACCAAGAAATCATCGATACTCTGGAAAATGAATTGGCAGCCTGCGTGAGGAACAGGGATGCAGAG GTGGAGAAGGAGAACGTCGTGATCCAAGAACTGAAAAACCAGCTGCACCAGGTGCCCAGGTTCTCAGAGGACAGCCTCCTTCGCACCAAGCAGGAGGCAGAGAAGCAACGGAAGGCGGACTTCCGGGCCGCGCAGGCCCGGGCGGCCAAGATCCAGCAGGAGACCCTGCTGCTGCAGTCGCAGCTCAAGGGCCTGGTCATGAACTGGGAGGCGGAGCGGGCGCTGAGGAAG aaaaaatataaagtggaAACGGAAATTGAGAACTGGATCCAGAAATACGATTTGGAGATGAGTGAAAAGCAG GATGAGTACGAGGAGTTGGATGTCATCCACAAAGAGGAGAAGATCCAGCTGGAGGAGCTGAAGAGACGGCATGACGTGCTGGTGGAAGAGTTCTCCCAGATCCAGGCCGAGCAGGAGATCAACGCCAAGAAGAGGCTGGAAGCCGAGCAGGAGATGGTGCACATGGTGCGGGCAGCCACGCTCATCCAGGCCCTGTGGAGGGGCTACCTGGTCCGCTCCATGCTCAGGTCcaagaagaggaagcagagcaAGAGCAAAGTGAAGGAGAAGGGCAAGGGCAAGGGCAAGGGCAAGGGCAAGGGCAAGGGCAAGAAATGA